The window GAGTTAATTTACCATTAGTCAAATAATCATGTAACTTATTCTAGTTTTTACTTTCATAAACCCTAGGCTAGATCAGTGTACCGATTCTCATCACACAATCAAGCAACTTTTAACTACTCAAGATTATAATTTGATCTTAGGTAAGTTCGGTGTCCCTATTTAACCTCAATATTACTTTAGCAAATCAGTAGTTAATATCGTTAAACGTGTAGTTACACTGATTTCCTGCATATAACTCAATGAATGTTATATTTTTCATCAATAATCTAGCAAAGTTCATTAATCAAATTAACTATCATTAACCTTACCAACAAACTCACAATAAAACTAATACATGCATAAGTAACGATGGTTCTTCAACCAAACATAATCAAGAGTAATTAACCAAATATTTAAAACCATAAGATGAACAATACAACGCCAATGTTTAATCATCAAAGTGGATACATAACAATTTAGTTGGACATGATAATAAAGGAAATCATACACAAAGATAAACAATTGCTAAACTATTATaattggtatttttttttattatagtgATATTATCATGAATACTTGTGTTTCCGTTGGTTTTGTTAATTTTATCATAACTATGTCAAGCTAAATCTCTTACTATTTGCTTAGATGTAGTAATTTTTGATTGTGGATTGTTTGTAATATTTGGATTTTATGTTTGAATACTGATATTGATTACTGAGCTTGATTAAAAGAACTATTATTATGTTTATCGTGTACTTTACTTTAGTTACATAGCTTGTTGACTAGTTTATGAAAGTTTGCTAGTGATAAACAGGTTATTAATACTTCAACAGGTTATGTGAGTTTGCTAGTTTATGCTTCAACACTTAGTGATCTAGACATTTACATTTGCGTGTGAATGGTACTCCGTAATTAATTGGTAATTCGATAACATAGTTGTGTAATTGCTTCGAGTAATCATTGTAATTAAtattttacgtgagtttaatctAAATTGAGTCTCCGTAGTTTAATCAAATATAGTTTAATCCTTCAAAGGAAATCTACGTGAGTTAATTAACTTTGACTGATTAAGACTTTGTGAAGGTTCATAAAACTATATTTTGAGAGATTTAATTGACTTTAATTGAAATAACAACCCGCATCAATCATGAACCATCTGAGTGAACACTACTTTATCCATTGATTGTTATTCGTTTACTTAATTTACGTATTTTAGTTTATTTAACACATTAATCAAAGAAttcgtttacttagtttacttaatTTACGTATTTTAGTTTATTTAACACTTAATTGAAGGCATTTGCTCATGGAGATGGGAACTTTCTAAAGAACTACCCAGAGTTACAAGAAGCTTCTGTTTGGGTTTACTATCACTAGAACATCCAAGAATTCAACAGGGTTGAATGTTGGGGTCCACTTAAGGATACTGTGGGACCCTTGTCCACCTCAGCATCTGGATCCACAAATTCTTACATACATATTACGTTCCatgaataatataaaaatatacatttatAATGACATAAAAACGTGTCACAAATTCTAAAGTAAATTGATTTGCAAAATAACATAACATCGAGGTGGATCAATTAATGGAAGTCTACATTAGCTTCATAAGTCAACCCAAGGTTCCAATTAGCTGGTGCAACATTGTTACATATTATGGTCTGTTTGGTTGTGTAGGAAGTTAGCCTAAATGAGAGGGCTTGACCTTTAAGTGTCGCAAATGCTTGATATGATGCACCCCAGTTATGGCTCATGCTTATCCAAGCAGTCTTGGTTCCTTTGACCCACATGCTACTAATGTCACCCGCACCACCAACGTTCATCACGTAAACAAGTAGCCAGTAGCCATTACCCTGAAAAGAAAATCTAAGACCACCGATCCTGGCGCAGGGCACCCTACGAGAATATGGAGTAACATTTTAGGTCAATATGTAATTATTGCTCGGGCTTTTCAATATGTTAAATACAAAATGGAGTATTATAAATGAAAATAGTAGTATTGGATAAGGTTTTTCTGTTCAAGCTACTCGATGAAGGGGAATATTATTACTCATATGTACGTGGGCTAACTGTATTAACATGTTCCCGTTTTTCGATCTTTTTCTCTTGCCACCCGAAGATATGTTGCTAGTAAGGTTTGAATCTGATACTCTTGTGAGAATATGAGGCCTCAACTGTATTATGGGATGGTTTATAAGTAAGGTTGATAtaaccatttttttttttgaaaggcaagcttgcatcagtccggaccgaaagcgcgtgtgtgtgtgcaaatgatataACCATTTTGCAACATCATTTTGTATATGTTCATGGTTTTTATTTTTGTCAGTGTAACGTTTCTCTGTACTTTATACATATTTGGTTTTAAGGAAGAAATTAACAAATATACCTGCGGTACATGACTGGAACAATACCGGCTTTCCATTGTGCAATTTGCATGAAAGCGGGCTTAGCCATGTCAAAATGGGTTCTAGGTGGGTTGCACCATCCACCATTATTGGATCCCTCGGACCAATTAGGGGGGCAGAGGTTTGTAGCGGTGATAGTGACAATGCCTTTCGAGCACCATGGAGACGTGACACATCTCATTTGGAAGCATTGCCCGCACGCGAACCCATTACTAAAGATTGTTGAGCTCAACGCAGCTGTATTTGTCCCGTATCCATTAGTGATTATGTTCCCATATCCGCAAGCACCTCCTGATATATATCATTAAAAATCATAGTTAAGAGACATACTTTATGCCATTAATCTATCTATCTAGACATCCTTTTAGAATtattttgtatttgtatttgtatacaAATGAGTAGTACGTACCCATGGTTGAAGATGCTGACTCGTCTCCATAAAACGTGGCATGGGCGAGAGTCCAAGGACTAGGGCGGTACACAGCCGGTGCACGAGGGCGTGCAAACATAGCTCCAACCAAAACTGAACCAAATGACACAAATGTGGTAATCACAATGAAGAGGCATAAGACCCATGAATTATGAAAAGAAGCCATTGTTAAGCTTTTTTTCTGAATGTTAGTGCCTATTGACCTTCTAAATGTCATAAAGACATTTATAGGACCCAAAATAACGTTGCAAGAAAAGAGTGGGTTTGTGACCATCACGAAGAGTTTGTGTTTTTTTAAGTCAAatatttttagtttataataatgaaAATAGCATCAGTTATACTAGGCAATATGGATTTGTACTAATTAAAATGTAGTTGATAACGTGCGAGCAGGTTTTATTGCTTTTTTTGGGTGAAAAAGCATGGTTTGTTCGACGACATAATACATAAATATATTACCAAATGGGCTCACGTTTCACTTATCTGTTGCAAAAATAGGATTAATTATGTGTATAAAAGTTGGAGGTATAGAATATAGCCTTTATGTAATGTAAAAGGTATTCGTTGCTGCACCAAAAATTGGTTATTTCTTCGTATTATTTACAAGCTATTGAAAAATGTAACTAGTTTATTGAAGTTGAACGTACATAACATTACGATTATGAGTAGATTAACACTAGCTGAATACAACATTGCAAATGTCAAATGATTCAAATCAACATTATACTTAATCAATAGGATTAACTTCAGACAACAATGGCTTATTCGAGAAAAAAGCATTTAAGTTTCCGATAACTATATCTTGTAATGCTGCAACTGATTCTGGAGTTATAACAGCTTTATGTGGAGACAAAACAACGCTATCCAGTGTAAACAGTTCTTTAGGTACGTCGGGTTCATTCTCAAAAACATCAAGACCTGCTCCTCCAAGTTGACCTTCAACCAAGAGCTTCACAAGTTCCTTTTCGTCCACAAGGGCCCCACGTCCAATATTGACGATAATACCCCTGTTTCCAAGGGCCGTCAAGACATGGCGATTTATGATGTGGTGTGTTTTTGCGGTCAACGAGCAACAAACAATTAGAGCATCACTATTGGTTGCAAGATCAATAACACTCGAGTAGAATGAATATGGAACTTGAGATCTTTCTGTTCTTGAGGTATAGGAAATGGCACATCCAAATGGCTCGAGCCGTTTAGCAACTAACATACCAATACTTCCAAGCCCAACAATCCCGATTCGTTTACCTCCTAACTAAACAATTAAAGAATTGGCTAATGGTAATTAGCACATTATGTAACTATCGTAACCAATAAATCTTTAAGTTAGATCTATAGTCTCCTACTCTCCTGATAGGAAGGCTTCTATGAACAAAAAATTAAAGTATTAAAAAGAAGGAAATGGTAAATATAACCTTAAGAGTTCTCTTAAAGGCCTCAAAGTTTGTCATTAACATCTTTTTTTTAGAAAATGAACTTTTTTAAAAAAGTTTTACAAAATAAGACTATAAAAAAGATGGTAATTATACCAAAACCTAACGAAATCTAACTCCAACAAACAAGACTTCATGACCTCAAAACTACGACCCTAAAGGCCAACTCCGATAAAATTAAATCAACCTACTACCAAGTTCACTCGTTTCTTAAAAAACCTTACAACCATGTTCAAAATATGACCCCAAAAAAGTACAAACGATTATAGCTACAATTCACCAAACAAATCAACACTAGACCACTTAAGGGCAAAAAGCATGTAAACGAGTGAAAAACCAACCACGGCTATCACAACGATAACTGAGATAAAACCTGAAACCTAAAACCGAACAGTTTCGATCACACAATCTAACAAGTGGTGGTTCCGTGATTTATAGAAATGTTAGCAGAGAAAGAAACTTTGAACGTAAAGCCAAACCAGTGTCAACGACTTGAACCCACATCCCCAACCACAATCAAAACCATCTACAACTAGAGGAACAACATGAAACCACGATCATTTAAACCACCGGACCAAACCACCCATCAAAATAACATGAGACCACCAATCTAATTTCACGAACAAAAATCTCTAGCTAAAGTCACACACCTTGATCCTGACCCTTAGGACCACAACCTACAACCACCTAAAAAGCCATTCAAAAAAACCCAAAAACACCGGCAAGAACCACCAGGAACTACCACCTAACACCAAAACCTAAAACCACCAACATAAACCTCTTGAGACGACTAAGGTAGAAGGTTTTTCCCTGTTCGAAaacccgggagggcgagtaatccgtcccaatactctgatgtacgcagcccatcagaactactccctggctgtttccaacccatccatggccaccactaaatattcgcccTGGAcaggattcgaacctgagacctctggaACTCAGGGCCCCATATCTTAAGACTACCTTCCATAATAACTTTGCTTGAAGCCACCAACAAAAACTGACCAACACCATGACTACCTTGAGATTAGTTGAACCCACTATCCAAAGCACTACAAAACAGACCACCGGCCGGAGCCACAGGGGCTCACTTAAGAGTGATTGAAAACCGCCATAACCACAATAAAAAAACCACTCAAAGCACCTTGAAAAACGATTGGAACTAGCTAGAATCCACAACATGAACATCACCTTCACCCCCTTTGCACACATCTTACTTGAAATTGAAGTGGCCAAATGAAAACCAGTACCAGGGGCGAAACTATGTTGGGGCAAAGGGGGGGCGCCCGCCcctagtggatttgcaattttcattGTAAAAATTTCGATTTTTTCCGACTTTGCCCCCGtggattttttttgccccaaaactttcaaattttttgcccaaaaacctccatattttccctaaaaacctccatattttgcccaaaaatgtTCATATTTCGACCAAAAACATTTGCTACgctttaaaaaaaatttcgcccccagTGAAAAAAAATTCCTACCTCCGCCACTGTTAAACCACCCGACTGACCACCTTCAAGCTATCCCTGAACCGCCCGGGATCACCACATTCTACGACCTAAAACCCACCTAAAATAGATTGCTAAAAACAACCTATCTAAATGTGAACTTAGAGTAAAACTTACCATTAAATAATAAAATTGATGTTGATAGATGTTAATCCTTGTTTTTGTTAAGCCTGAATTATTTCACTTTTCTTCTAGGCAAAAATTGAATTATAAATTAGTCTTTTTTGAGAAGAGAATTTAGTATACCTTGTTGCCAAGAGGATAATCGCCTTTAACGGGCCATAACCCGGCCCGAACATAATTATCA of the Rutidosis leptorrhynchoides isolate AG116_Rl617_1_P2 chromosome 5, CSIRO_AGI_Rlap_v1, whole genome shotgun sequence genome contains:
- the LOC139850649 gene encoding expansin-A7-like yields the protein MFARPRAPAVYRPSPWTLAHATFYGDESASSTMGGACGYGNIITNGYGTNTAALSSTIFSNGFACGQCFQMRCVTSPWCSKGIVTITATNLCPPNWSEGSNNGGWCNPPRTHFDMAKPAFMQIAQWKAGIVPVMYRRVPCARIGGLRFSFQGNGYWLLVYVMNVGGAGDISSMWVKGTKTAWISMSHNWGASYQAFATLKGQALSFRLTSYTTKQTIICNNVAPANWNLGLTYEANVDFH
- the LOC139850648 gene encoding glyoxylate/hydroxypyruvate reductase HPR3-like; amino-acid sequence: MATENKLPVAIIHRKPAFNFSVSWLNDIVNPIEHSDPSYSSHRQSARAVIVVGPSPLNSDHLDQYPSVECVFGTSAGTDHIDLVECRRRNIRVTSAGDAFSEDGADYAVGLLIDVLRRVSAADNYVRAGLWPVKGDYPLGNKLGGKRIGIVGLGSIGMLVAKRLEPFGCAISYTSRTERSQVPYSFYSSVIDLATNSDALIVCCSLTAKTHHIINRHVLTALGNRGIIVNIGRGALVDEKELVKLLVEGQLGGAGLDVFENEPDVPKELFTLDSVVLSPHKAVITPESVAALQDIVIGNLNAFFSNKPLLSEVNPID